Within the [Enterobacter] lignolyticus SCF1 genome, the region ATGCGCTTTTTCATACGCCCACTCGGCCGCTACGCAGTCGTCCTTGGTTCCGCCGTTTTTCTGGCATTCGGCAATTCGGTGCGCCGGAGAATTTGTACAACCACTCAATGCTGCCAGCGCGACAACGGCGCAAATCACTTTCTTCATGTTAAATACCAGACGTTCTCACCAGGAATGCGAAAGTCG harbors:
- a CDS encoding membrane lipoprotein lipid attachment site-containing protein, with protein sequence MKKVICAVVALAALSGCTNSPAHRIAECQKNGGTKDDCVAAEWAYEKAHPLPKYDASNYDNAAALQAAFNASTARSKSTAQ